The following coding sequences lie in one Rutidosis leptorrhynchoides isolate AG116_Rl617_1_P2 chromosome 6, CSIRO_AGI_Rlap_v1, whole genome shotgun sequence genomic window:
- the LOC139851326 gene encoding protein NUCLEAR FUSION DEFECTIVE 4-like: MVTKSSSFTGDGGMKNIINLSLHVFTGRWFMVFACLLIMSVAGATYMFALYSGDIKTALGYDQSTLNLLSTFKDLGGNVGIISGLINEISPPWVVLLLGAVMNFSGYFMIWLAVTKKIARPPVWQMCLFICIGANSQTFANTGALVTCVKNFPESRGVVLGLLKGFVGLSGAIITQLYHGFYGHDTRSLILFIGWLPAAVSIVFLRIVRVLKVVRQANELKTFYNLLYISLGLAGFLMVIIIIQNKLQFMEIEYAITASVVVILLFAPVGIVFNEELKLWKQKQETVNQFPVNIITENPNPNTSVTPPEKEVSCWKTVFAPPERGEDFTILQAIFSIDMLILFTTTTFGVGGTLTAIDNLGQIGRSLGYPNKSITTFVTLVSIWNYAGRVTSGFVSEILLAKYKFPRPLMLTIVLFVSCVGHLLIAFGVANGLYVSSVIMGFCFGAQWPLIFAIISEIFGLKYYSTLYNLGGGASPVGAYILNVLVAGRLYDKEATSQMKAIGMERKKGRDLTCTGVNCYRMSFLIITGATLFACFISFILVIRTRKFYRSDIYKKFREAADAATLQTEMAVASTIDKEKQMKPPERKSGEEDHS; the protein is encoded by the coding sequence atggTGACCAAATCATCTAGTTTCACCGGTGATGGTGGGATGAAAAATATCATCAACTTGAGCCTACATGTATTCACCGGCCGGTGGTTCATGGTGTTTGCCTGCCTTCTCATCATGTCAGTCGCCGGAGCAACTTATATGTTTGCTTTATACTCCGGTGACATAAAAACTGCACTTGGTTATGATCAAAGTACACTTAATCTTTTAAGTACTTTTAAAGATTTAGGTGGCAATGTTGGGATCATTTCGGGCTTAATTAACGAAATCTCACCGCCTTGGGTCGTACTTTTATTAGGTGCGGTTATGAACTTTTCGGGCTACTTTATGATATGGTTAGCGGTTACAAAAAAGATCGCTAGACCGCCGGTTTGGCAAATGTGTTTGTTTATTTGCATAGGTGCAAATTCGCAAACATTTGCCAATACGGGCGCGTTAGTTACTTGTGTTAAAAACTTCCCCGAAAGTCGAGGGGTAGTTTTGGGTCTTTTGAAGGGTTTTGTTGGGTTAAGTGGTGCAATTATTACCCAATTGTATCATGGTTTTTATGGGCATGATACGAGATCTTTGATTTTGTTTATCGGGTGGCTTCCGGCTGCAGTCTCAATCGTTTTTCTTCGAATCGTTCGGGTTTTAAAGGTGGTTCGACAAGCGAATGAGCTTAAAACATTTTATAATCTTTTGTATATTTCTTTAGGGTTAGCTGGATTTCTTATGGTTATAATCATAATCCAAAATAAACTTCAGTTTATGGAGATCGAGTATGCTATAACCGCTTCGGTTGTTGTTATTTTACTCTTTGCGCCCGTTGGTATCGTGTTTAATGAAGAATTGAAGCTTTGGAAACAAAAGCAGGAAACCGTTAATCAGTTCCCGGTTAACATAATAACCGAGAACCCAAACCCGAACACGAGTGTAACACCTCCTGAAAAGGAAGTTTCTTGTTGGAAAACGGTTTTTGCACCACCAGAAAGAGGGGAAGATTTCACAATACTACAAGCTATTTTTAGTATCGACATGTTGATATTATTTACAACGACGACGTTTGGTGTTGGTGGGACCCTCACGGCCATAGACAATTTGGGCCAAATCGGGCGGTCTCTCGGGTACCCAAATAAGAGCATAACAACATTCGTGACACTAGTGAGTATATGGAACTATGCGGGTCGGGTTACATCGGGTTTCGTTTCAGAAATTTTACTGGCCAAGTACAAATTTCCTCGCCCATTGATGCTTACAATAGTCCTTTTTGTTTCTTGTGTGGGCCATCTATTAATTGCCTTTGGGGTAGCTAATGGGCTGTATGTGTCATCAGTAATAATGGGTTTTTGTTTTGGAGCCCAATGGCCTTTAATTTTCGCAATAATATCTGAAATTTTCGGGTTGAAATACTACTCCACGTTATACAATTTGGGAGGTGGGGCGAGCCCGGTCGGGGCGTACATCCTTAACGTCTTGGTTGCGGGTCGACTTTATGACAAAGAGGCAACATCGCAAATGAAAGCGATAGGAATGGAACGAAAAAAGGGACGAGATTTAACTTGTACAGGCGTGAATTGTTATAGAATGTCGTTTCTTATTATAACTGGTGCAACGTTATTTGCTTGTTTCATATCGTTTATTTTGGTGATTCGGACGAGAAAGTTCTACCGTAGTGATATCTACAAGAAGTTTCGTGAAGCGGCGGATGCTGCGACTCTCCAAACCGAGATGGCTGTTGCAAGTACGATCGATAAAGAAAAGCAGATGAAGCCACCCGAAAGAAAATCAGGGGAAGAAGACCATAGTTGa